The Nicotiana sylvestris chromosome 6, ASM39365v2, whole genome shotgun sequence genomic sequence AAACTCAAGATATAAAAGATCAACAAACCATGGAAACGTCAAAATCCGAGGAAAATTTTGAAACACGTTCATCAGAACCCGAAAATTCTAAGGATAATTCTGAAGAAATATCAAGTCCTAAAACAAACTCCCAGATTCAAGAACATCCAAATACTCCGTCGTCAACATTATCTAGTGGAGATTCATGTTCAAACACAACTGCTACGAGTGCGAGTTCTCTTGCTGATGAATCAAGAGATCAAATACTGTTGGACAATTTGCTTGAAGTTGACGACAATTTTTGGTCCGAGGTACTATGGGCACCAGCTGAAACTAATGACTATAATGTTTCAGATTTGTCATTATCTTCATTGGAGGAAAATTACGAGCTTAATTCCAGCTTGAATGATAACTGGTTTTGGGATGATCTTTTTTCAACAGCTAATGAGTTGATGTTAGAATTGCCTGCATTATGAGTCCAAAAAAGAATAAACATAGCTgagtttctttttttctttttcct encodes the following:
- the LOC104221182 gene encoding transcription factor MYB13-like yields the protein MGRAPCCEKLGLKRGPWSKEEDDLLINYINKHGHPNWRALPKLAGLLRCGKSCRLRWTNYLRPDIKRGNFTPEEENTIIKLHQVLGNRWSGIAARLPGRTDNEIKNIWHTRLKKRVDDKSQPQETQDIKDQQTMETSKSEENFETRSSEPENSKDNSEEISSPKTNSQIQEHPNTPSSTLSSGDSCSNTTATSASSLADESRDQILLDNLLEVDDNFWSEVLWAPAETNDYNVSDLSLSSLEENYELNSSLNDNWFWDDLFSTANELMLELPAL